The following is a genomic window from Tautonia marina.
AGACTGGTCGATCGTGCTGACCTGTTCCCCATTCAGCGCGACGGTGATGATCGGCCCCTTGGCGGTGATCGTCATGTGATTCCATTCACTGGCCGGCTTCTGGGTGTTGGCCTCCGGCTTGACCAGGTCGTAAAACGCCCCCGAGTCGTGAAACCCGGTCCCCTTGGTGTCGTCGATCGCCACTTCCAGGCCCGTCATCACCGGGTCTTTCGGATTGCCGACCCGTAGAAAGATGCCCGAATTGCACCCTGGAGACAGCTTGTAATCGAAGTCGAGCACAAAGTCCTTGACCGGTTCCTTGTACAACACCACGTAAGCACCAACCCCGTGCGGATTCAGGCCGTCGTCTTGCACCGCGGTCGAGGAAATCGGCTCACCTGTCTTGTTGTTGATCCATCCGTCGGCACCAGAACCGTCAAAGATCGTGGTGAGCCCCTCGGTCTTCTCATCCATCGGTGCCGCAACCGCCGCCGCCGTCAAGAGCCCCAGGATCGTGGCGCTGTGGAAGATCCTCATCGGTGTCGTCATTTTGGTGTGCTCGCTCGCGTTGCGTTGAGAAGGGTTCAGAACGACGGGTTCCGGGAACCAACCTCGACCCCACCCAACCGGCATCAATCCTGATTGCTCGGGTCGAGTCGCTCTGTCTGCTGATCGCATCATGACCACGATCCCATCGCCCGGCAAGGCAGGACCCTCCGATCAGGCCTGCCAGAAGCGCGATTCCCATCGAGACACGATCAGGCACGGACAATAAACCCCGACATCTCC
Proteins encoded in this region:
- a CDS encoding 3-keto-disaccharide hydrolase, whose translation is MTTPMRIFHSATILGLLTAAAVAAPMDEKTEGLTTIFDGSGADGWINNKTGEPISSTAVQDDGLNPHGVGAYVVLYKEPVKDFVLDFDYKLSPGCNSGIFLRVGNPKDPVMTGLEVAIDDTKGTGFHDSGAFYDLVKPEANTQKPASEWNHMTITAKGPIITVALNGEQVSTIDQSQFSEPGTRPDGSNHKFQNVAIADLVQEGYFGFQDHGQNCWYQNVRLKKLDQ